From a region of the Coprococcus comes ATCC 27758 genome:
- a CDS encoding flavodoxin family protein encodes MRKAIVYASVHHGNTEKLVKGIAAECQVDLIDAVKQPDADLNSYDMIGFASGIYFSKFHQSILEFAEKNLPDDKKIFLICTYGGSANYKSIERILDKKHASVVGKFGCKGYDTFGPFKLVGGIAKGHPNEEDMKNAVDFVKGLH; translated from the coding sequence ATGAGAAAAGCAATCGTATATGCATCTGTGCATCATGGAAATACAGAAAAATTAGTAAAGGGCATAGCAGCAGAGTGTCAGGTTGATTTGATTGATGCTGTAAAACAGCCAGATGCAGATTTGAACAGTTATGATATGATTGGATTTGCATCAGGAATCTATTTTTCAAAGTTTCATCAGTCGATATTGGAATTTGCAGAGAAGAATCTACCGGACGACAAAAAGATATTTCTGATCTGTACTTATGGTGGAAGTGCGAATTATAAATCCATAGAGCGGATTTTGGATAAAAAACATGCCAGTGTGGTTGGAAAATTTGGCTGTAAAGGGTATGACACATTCGGACCATTTAAACTGGTTGGAGGTATTGCTAAAGGCCATCCGAATGAAGAAGATATGAAAAACGCAGTGGACTTCGTAAAAGGATTACACTAA
- a CDS encoding MmcQ/YjbR family DNA-binding protein, which translates to MKKEEIFEYVQKQYSTVPEYLWSKLPDSAVLRHKNGKWYAVIMTVEKSKLGLEGKEPVDIMDVKCDPDMTNMIIQTYGFLPGYHLNKQHWITILLDGSVSEAKTLDFLDMSYDLIDGAGRKENK; encoded by the coding sequence GTGAAGAAAGAAGAAATTTTCGAATATGTGCAGAAACAATATAGCACAGTTCCGGAATATTTATGGAGTAAACTACCGGACAGTGCAGTACTCAGACATAAAAATGGAAAATGGTATGCAGTAATCATGACGGTTGAAAAATCGAAACTGGGATTAGAAGGAAAAGAGCCGGTTGATATCATGGACGTAAAGTGTGATCCGGACATGACGAATATGATTATTCAGACGTATGGATTTTTACCTGGATACCATTTGAATAAGCAGCACTGGATCACGATTTTACTGGATGGTTCGGTCAGTGAAGCAAAGACATTGGACTTTTTGGATATGAGTTATGACCTGATTGATGGAGCAGGCAGAAAGGAAAACAAATGA
- a CDS encoding MobC family plasmid mobilization relaxosome protein has product MAERKRNKEIHFYVTEEERKLIRRKMIESKTKNMGAYLRKMAIDGYIVNTDTTPLKKQYEEMHKIGVNINQIAKKVNTTGDLYPEEMQELKEMVKELWRILRSSPLK; this is encoded by the coding sequence ATGGCTGAAAGAAAGCGAAACAAAGAAATCCATTTTTATGTCACCGAAGAAGAACGGAAGCTTATCCGCAGAAAGATGATAGAATCAAAGACCAAAAACATGGGAGCTTATCTGCGTAAAATGGCAATCGACGGTTACATCGTCAACACCGATACCACTCCGCTGAAGAAACAGTATGAGGAAATGCACAAGATTGGCGTAAATATCAACCAGATTGCGAAGAAGGTGAATACCACCGGAGATCTGTATCCGGAAGAAATGCAAGAACTGAAAGAGATGGTGAAAGAACTATGGCGTATATTAAGATCTTCCCCATTAAAGTAA
- a CDS encoding relaxase/mobilization nuclease domain-containing protein, whose protein sequence is MAYIKIFPIKVTDKKALDYITNPDKTDEKLLVSSFGCSPETADLEFAMTREHAKKNGMDKGDNLAFHLIQSFKPGETDAETAHRLGQQFADEVLKGKYEYVISTHVDKNHIHNHIIFNAASFVDHHKYVSNKRSYHKICRISNRICHENGLATSMPTGEKGKSYKENMEYHRGTSWKAKLRVAVDKAIWTSINYEEFLQKMQLAGYEVRQGKHLSFRAPEQKNFTYMKSLGSYYSEENVRIRLAKNRSKAKVPKHLSREARLYINISTYVTTGNREGFERWAKLNNLKEAARTFNYLSENNLLNYEDFQQHVSDIEASVKAADQRIAQINNELSTQKVIQKHCDSYRLCRKVIEDCKSAKNPKAYRTKHQAEYQLHDSLKKELQDLGVTQIPSSNKIQKRIENLESEQTATLREKQELQKKLKTLEIIQQNFTALLNAPEIQIPVSEKEPTL, encoded by the coding sequence ATGGCGTATATTAAGATCTTCCCCATTAAAGTAACAGACAAGAAAGCTCTGGACTATATCACGAATCCAGATAAAACTGATGAAAAACTGCTTGTTTCCAGTTTTGGCTGTTCTCCTGAAACAGCTGATTTGGAATTTGCCATGACAAGAGAACATGCAAAAAAGAACGGAATGGATAAAGGCGATAACCTGGCATTTCATCTGATCCAGTCTTTTAAGCCTGGTGAAACAGATGCAGAAACCGCCCATCGCTTAGGACAACAGTTTGCAGATGAAGTACTGAAAGGAAAATATGAATACGTGATCAGCACTCATGTTGACAAAAACCATATCCATAACCACATCATCTTTAATGCAGCAAGTTTTGTTGATCATCATAAGTATGTTTCCAATAAGCGGAGCTACCATAAAATCTGCCGGATCAGTAATCGCATTTGCCATGAAAATGGACTTGCCACCAGTATGCCAACCGGAGAAAAAGGTAAAAGCTATAAAGAGAACATGGAATATCATCGTGGCACCAGTTGGAAAGCAAAACTACGTGTTGCAGTTGATAAGGCAATCTGGACTTCCATCAACTATGAGGAATTTTTACAAAAAATGCAGTTAGCCGGATATGAAGTCCGCCAAGGAAAACACCTGTCCTTCCGTGCACCGGAGCAAAAGAATTTCACTTATATGAAATCTCTCGGAAGCTATTATTCAGAAGAAAATGTCCGCATACGTCTGGCTAAAAATCGTAGCAAAGCGAAAGTTCCAAAGCATCTGTCCAGAGAAGCTCGCCTGTATATCAATATTTCCACTTATGTTACGACCGGCAATCGAGAGGGATTTGAACGCTGGGCAAAACTCAATAATCTGAAAGAAGCGGCTCGTACCTTCAACTATCTTTCTGAAAATAATCTGCTAAATTATGAAGATTTCCAACAGCATGTTTCTGACATTGAAGCTTCTGTTAAAGCTGCCGATCAAAGAATAGCGCAAATCAACAATGAACTTAGCACACAGAAAGTCATTCAGAAACACTGTGATTCTTACCGTCTCTGCCGAAAAGTGATTGAAGATTGCAAATCTGCTAAAAATCCAAAAGCATACCGGACCAAACATCAGGCAGAATACCAGCTCCACGATTCACTAAAAAAAGAGCTTCAGGATCTCGGTGTTACCCAAATCCCAAGCTCTAATAAAATTCAAAAGCGGATTGAAAATCTTGAATCTGAACAGACTGCTACACTCCGGGAAAAACAAGAATTACAGAAAAAGCTGAAAACTCTGGAAATCATTCAGCAGAATTTCACAGCACTGCTCAATGCTCCGGAGATACAAATTCCTGTATCAGAGAAAGAGCCAACTCTTTAA
- the ftsH gene encoding ATP-dependent zinc metalloprotease FtsH, translated as MKEVKTPKKPLAYYYGIVLIVLIVFNLVVAPILMEHQVKETDYGTFMSMIEKKNIGEVEVKDNQIIFTDKDQKNIYKTGLMNDPNLTDRLYECGAVFAKDIDKQMSPIISFLLTGVLPLILFIALGNYMAKKLMEHAGGKNSMAFGMGKSNAKIYVQSSEGIRFSDVAGEDEAKENLSEIVDYLHNPKKYTDVGASMPKGVLLVGPPGTGKTMLAKAVAGESNVPFFSMSGSEFVEMFVGMGASKVRDLFKQAKEKAPCIVFIDEIDAIGKKRDGQMGGNDEREQTLNQLLTEMDGFEGNNGVIILAATNRPESLDPALTRPGRFDRRVPVELPDLAGREAILKVHAKKIKASDDVDLHTIARMASGASGAELANIINEAALRAVRSGRTVVNESDLEESIEVVIAGYQKKNAVLSDQEKKVVAYHEIGHALVAALQSHSAPVQKITIIPRTSGALGYTMQVEQGDKYLMTKKELENKIVTFTGGRAAEEIVFGEITTGASNDIEQATKIARAMITRYGMTDEFDMVAMETVTNQYLGGDTSLSCSTDTQKEIDEKVVQLVKAEHEKARKILSENREKLDELAMYLYEKETITGDEFMDILDRK; from the coding sequence ATGAAAGAAGTTAAAACACCGAAAAAACCACTGGCATATTATTATGGGATTGTGTTAATAGTGCTGATTGTATTTAATCTGGTTGTCGCACCAATCCTTATGGAGCATCAGGTAAAGGAAACGGATTATGGAACTTTTATGAGCATGATCGAGAAGAAGAATATCGGTGAAGTAGAAGTTAAGGACAATCAGATCATCTTTACAGATAAAGATCAAAAAAATATTTATAAAACAGGTCTGATGAACGATCCGAACCTGACGGACAGGCTATATGAATGTGGAGCAGTATTCGCAAAAGATATCGATAAGCAGATGTCACCGATCATCAGCTTCCTGCTGACCGGGGTTTTGCCATTGATCCTTTTTATCGCACTGGGAAATTATATGGCGAAGAAACTGATGGAGCATGCCGGAGGAAAAAATTCGATGGCTTTTGGAATGGGAAAAAGCAATGCGAAGATTTATGTGCAATCCAGTGAGGGAATCCGTTTTTCAGACGTTGCAGGAGAAGATGAGGCGAAAGAAAACCTTTCAGAGATCGTTGATTATCTTCACAATCCGAAGAAGTATACCGATGTAGGTGCGTCTATGCCAAAAGGTGTCCTTCTTGTAGGACCTCCGGGAACTGGTAAAACAATGCTTGCAAAAGCAGTTGCGGGTGAATCAAATGTACCATTTTTCTCAATGTCCGGATCAGAATTCGTAGAGATGTTTGTCGGTATGGGAGCTTCCAAGGTTCGAGATCTTTTCAAACAGGCAAAGGAAAAGGCACCATGTATCGTGTTTATTGATGAAATTGATGCCATTGGTAAAAAGCGTGACGGACAAATGGGCGGAAATGATGAGAGGGAGCAGACCTTAAATCAGCTTCTTACAGAGATGGATGGATTTGAAGGAAATAATGGTGTCATCATTCTTGCTGCAACGAACCGTCCGGAGTCGTTAGATCCGGCACTTACACGTCCGGGACGTTTTGACAGGCGTGTGCCGGTTGAACTGCCGGATCTTGCAGGCCGTGAAGCAATTTTAAAGGTTCATGCAAAGAAGATAAAAGCATCTGATGATGTTGACCTGCATACGATTGCACGTATGGCATCCGGTGCATCCGGTGCGGAGCTTGCCAATATTATAAATGAAGCAGCATTACGTGCTGTCCGTAGTGGAAGAACCGTTGTAAATGAATCTGATCTCGAAGAAAGTATAGAAGTGGTTATTGCAGGATATCAGAAGAAGAATGCGGTTCTTTCAGATCAGGAGAAGAAGGTTGTTGCATATCATGAGATAGGACACGCTCTGGTAGCTGCATTGCAGAGTCATTCAGCACCGGTCCAGAAGATTACGATCATCCCGCGTACCTCAGGTGCACTCGGCTACACTATGCAGGTTGAGCAGGGTGATAAATATCTGATGACGAAAAAAGAACTTGAGAATAAGATTGTTACATTTACAGGCGGACGTGCGGCAGAGGAGATCGTATTTGGTGAGATCACGACAGGAGCCTCCAATGATATCGAACAGGCAACAAAAATTGCAAGAGCGATGATCACCCGCTACGGCATGACAGATGAATTCGACATGGTGGCAATGGAAACCGTGACCAACCAGTATCTTGGCGGCGATACGTCTCTTTCCTGTTCCACAGATACCCAGAAGGAAATTGATGAAAAAGTCGTGCAGCTCGTAAAAGCAGAGCATGAAAAAGCAAGAAAAATCCTTTCCGAAAACAGGGAAAAACTGGACGAATTGGCTATGTACCTGTATGAGAAGGAAACAATTACAGGTGACGAATTTATGGATATTTTAGACAGAAAATAA
- the bsh gene encoding choloylglycine hydrolase: MCTAATYKTKDFYMGRTLDYEFSYGEQITITPRNYEFDFRFAGKIKSHYALIGMAFVAGGYPLYYDAVNEKGLGMAGLNFVGNAAYEEALPEDETEVSQVAQFEFIPWILTQCATVAEAREKLAAMRLTGTAFSEQLPTAQLHWIIADKDACIVVESMKDGLHVYDNPVGVLTNNPPFLGQMFALNNYAGVSRKQPESTFAGVLQLDAYSRGMGGMGIPGDLSSQSRFVKVAFTKLNSISGEEEGESVSQFFHILGSVDQQRGCCEVTEGKYEITIYTSCCNTAKGIYYYTTYDNHQITAVDMHAENLDSDQLICYPLLSKGEVRWQNK, from the coding sequence ATGTGTACAGCAGCAACTTACAAAACAAAAGATTTTTATATGGGCAGAACGCTTGATTATGAATTTTCCTATGGGGAACAGATCACGATAACGCCAAGAAATTACGAATTTGATTTCCGGTTTGCCGGGAAGATAAAAAGCCATTATGCTTTGATCGGAATGGCATTTGTTGCAGGAGGTTATCCGCTTTATTATGATGCTGTTAATGAAAAAGGCCTTGGAATGGCAGGTCTTAATTTTGTCGGCAATGCGGCATATGAAGAGGCTTTGCCGGAAGATGAAACAGAAGTCAGCCAGGTGGCACAGTTCGAGTTCATCCCATGGATCCTTACACAGTGTGCTACTGTAGCAGAGGCGAGAGAGAAGCTGGCAGCAATGAGACTGACAGGCACAGCATTCAGTGAACAGCTGCCGACAGCACAGCTTCACTGGATCATTGCAGACAAAGACGCCTGTATCGTTGTTGAGTCTATGAAGGATGGGCTGCATGTATATGATAATCCGGTAGGAGTGCTTACCAATAATCCACCATTCCTGGGTCAGATGTTTGCACTGAATAATTATGCCGGAGTATCCAGAAAACAGCCGGAGAGTACTTTTGCAGGAGTATTACAGCTTGATGCATATAGCAGAGGAATGGGTGGAATGGGAATACCTGGAGATCTTTCCAGCCAGTCAAGATTTGTGAAAGTTGCCTTTACAAAATTAAATTCGATCTCCGGTGAAGAAGAGGGTGAGAGTGTAAGCCAGTTCTTCCATATCTTAGGATCTGTAGATCAGCAGCGTGGATGTTGTGAGGTGACAGAAGGCAAATATGAGATCACGATATACACGTCCTGTTGTAATACAGCAAAAGGTATTTATTATTATACGACTTATGATAATCATCAGATCACAGCGGTTGACATGCATGCGGAAAATCTGGATTCAGATCAGCTGATCTGTTATCCGCTTCTGTCCAAGGGCGAAGTCAGATGGCAGAATAAATAA
- a CDS encoding cardiolipin synthetase, with protein MALLYHHFENGCFMADSQTVLDIRDDLGATMNECREVTEKYRTGRSAYLRLEQLFMRLFAGLL; from the coding sequence ATGGCATTGCTTTATCACCACTTTGAAAATGGTTGTTTTATGGCGGATAGTCAGACAGTTTTGGATATAAGAGATGATCTGGGAGCAACCATGAATGAATGCAGGGAAGTGACCGAAAAGTACCGCACAGGACGGAGTGCATATTTACGGCTCGAACAGTTGTTTATGCGATTGTTTGCAGGATTATTATAG
- a CDS encoding IS110 family transposase has translation MAAMESTGSYWKPVYNIFEEEQIPIMVVNAQHIKGVPGRKTDVKDAEWIADLVRHGLVKASYIPNRDIIWFQITPMVSDLLIGLCAIMMVISVALYIIQNTRTLKGETV, from the coding sequence ATGGCTGCCATGGAAAGTACGGGCTCTTATTGGAAACCTGTATATAATATATTTGAAGAAGAACAGATACCGATCATGGTTGTGAATGCGCAGCATATCAAAGGAGTTCCCGGACGTAAGACGGATGTAAAAGATGCAGAGTGGATTGCCGATCTGGTACGCCATGGATTAGTAAAAGCAAGTTACATACCAAATAGGGATATTATATGGTTCCAAATTACACCGATGGTATCAGATCTGTTGATTGGTTTGTGCGCTATAATGATGGTCATATCGGTCGCTCTGTATATTATCCAGAATACCAGGACGCTTAAGGGAGAGACTGTATAA